The genomic segment AAAAAGAAACCTAGGACTCGGAGATAGATTGTAGAAAGCTTCATTGTATTTACTAAAATTATTTTGGTAGCGAAACGGAATGCAATGAAAATTCAATGTGAGTCTAAGCTTTTCTCTTCCTGATTTTTTTCTTTGTCATAAAGAGATTGGCCACTCATATGGTCTATGAGAGGCGACACCTGTGAAGATTTTTTCTTATGTAGTGATTCCTATTTTTCTTTTGTTTGCATATTGGCAGTTAAACGACCCAGATCCCTATTTATGGTTTCCAATCTATTTGTTTGTTGCCGGGATGGCAGCGTATCGGCTGAAACGAACCATACCTAAAAAGGTTCTTTTTCCAATTGTGTTTGCCTATTCCGGTTTTGCCATTTACCACCTAATCATCGCTCCCTACTATGCCATCGAAGTCGAGGAATATAGAGAGGGATTGGGATTGTTGATCTCGGCTGCTGTTTTACTTGTTCTGGGAAAGCGCTCTCAGGACTGAGAGTTCTGGTCACTAATTACATGGCCATCTTCCAAAATCATGCGTATCAGCTTTGTCATCTCAACAGAGTATTCAACGTCCAAATGTTTTGTAACGCCTTCACAAAAACCATTGATGATAAGGAGTTTGGCATCGTCTTCGCCTAAACCTCTTGACTGTAGATAAAATAGCTGGTCCTCATCTATTTTGGAAACGGTGGCCTCATAATTTAGCGTTCCATCCTCACCTGATACATCATTGTATGGGTAAGCATGGGATTGCGACTTATTGTCCATCATGAGCCCGTCACATTTGATGTGGCTATACGAACCTTTGCTAGAAGGTTCAAATTTGACAAGACCTCTGTAAGAATTGATGCCTCCGTCGAGAGCAACACCTTTCGCTAATATATTGGATCGGGTATTCTTTCCAACGTGGATGATTCGTGCACCTGTATCTTGGATTTGGCCAGCCCCTGCAAATGCAAGAGAAAGAACATCACCTGTGGAACCATCTCCTTCTAAAATAATACCTGGGTATTTAATGGTGTTTGCACCAATGTTACAATCTGTCCAGGTGATATGGGCTCTCTCTTCACAGAGACCACGTTTCACTGTCCAGTTGTACATATTTTTCTTCCAATTTTGGATGGTCGTATAAAAAATCTTGGATTCTTTTTTGGCAACTAACTCAACTACGGCTGTATGGAAATTGGTACCTTTATCTTGAACGGATGTACATCCTTCGCTGTATTCCAAATGTGCACCCTCATCTGCGATGAGTAACGTTCGTTCGTATTGTCCGGAACTAGCAGCTGTTACTTTAAAGTATGCTTGTAAAGGCATAGGGGTTTTTATGCCTTTGGGGATGTAGGCAAAGGAACCACCACTAAAAACACAGGAATTGAGTGCAGAAAATTTATTGTCACCAATAGTAACCACAGTGCCAAGGTATTGGCGCACAAGCTCGGGGTATTCTTTCACTGCAGTATCAATGTCGCAGAATATGATTCCGAGATCAGTTAACTCTTTTTTTACATTGGCATAGATCGTCTCGGAGTCGTTCATCGTTTCGATGCCCGCTAGGTACTTTCGTTCATGCTCAGGGATTCCCAATTTTTCAAAACTTCTCAATATCTCAGGGTCAACTTCATCCCAAGATTTTTTCTTTTTTTGGTGGGAGCCTACGTAGTGTACATAGTCATCTAGGTTGATATGGAATTGGGGGATGAAACCCCAAGTCGGCATTGGTTTTTCTAGGTATACCTGGAAGGCATTGAGACGAAACTCAGTGAGCCAACCAGGTTCATTTTTTATGTGTGAAATGGACTCAACCACTCGTCTGGTGAGGCCTTTGGGAAAGGAATCAGCGGCGTAGAACTCTGGCTGTGTATCTTGTATTGCTTCGGTTGTGGGCATGATTCCAGTCTCTCCTGTTTAGTTCACAGACGCAAAATAAGCTTTTGATCCAGTAGGATCCGCTTTCATGGTCTTTTTACCTTCGTCCCAGTTGGCAGGGCAAACTTCACCATGTTTTTCCACAAATTGGAAAGCTTTGATCAGACGAAGTGCTTCGTCAATATTTCGTCCCACAGGAAGGTCATTGACCGTAGCTTGGCGGATCACTCCATTTGGATCAATGAGAAAGGTTCCTCGTAGGGCAACGCCAGCGTCAGGGCCAGATTCTACTAATACTCCAAATGATTTTGCGATTTCTTTGGTTTTGTCAGCGATGAGTGGGTATTTGATTTCTCCAATGCCACCCTCTTTTCTTGCTGTCTTCTTCCAAGCAAGGTGTGAAAATTCACTATCAATGGAAACTCCTAGCACTTCTGCGCCGAGTTTTTTGAAGTCTTCCAATTTTGAATCGTATTCAATGATTTCCGTTGGGCAAACGAATGTGAAATCGAGTGGATAAAAGAATAGGACCACCCACTTTCCTTTATAATCAGATAGTTTGATTTCCTTAAAAGTATCTCCGATGACGGCTACCGCCTTAAAATCGGGTGCTTGCGATGTCACTTGTGGCATGTGTCTCTCCTTAGAATTAGTCTAAATTCTCTATTTAGATTCTGTCTAGAGGTTTTTTGGCAAAGGAATTTGGTTTCTTGGGAAAATTTTTAGAGTGGGAAGGCAAATCGGCTGCTAAAAGCCAATCTACCAGGCAAAAATCCTTGTGACTAAATGATTTTGGCGATTAGATTCCCACTCCTGGATTTATGCGCGCCTAATTTCTCTTCGATTCTTTTTTTATGTTTTACCGTGATTTGGTTTGCTTCAATTTTTAGATTTGTATCAGAAAGAAACTCGCGAATCGTTTCAGACTTAATCTTCAATAAACCACACATGTTGCATAACTCCTTCAAAGAGAGAGGAATGGTAAACGAAGCCTCTGCATTTGTCAGGGAGTTCAAACCTTTACGGATTTCTTGGTCTCGGATCATTTTAAAGACCATTGCATAGAGTCGAATGGTAGGAGATTCCATTCTTAAAATGATCAATCTTTGGTGGGAGAACCAAATCCTACGAGCAATGCTTTCAAAGATCTTTTGCAGAAGCGACTCTCCGACGGATTCAAAAATGGTTTCGGGCGTGACACGTAGGATGGTACAGTCTGTATCCGTGATCGCGGAAGCCATACGGGGAGCACTCTCGATGAGAGACATCTCGCCAAAAATTTCCCCAGCCGATAGAGAATCGATTACGTATTCGATGCCACGTACGATGCTAAACAACTTCACGTTCCCTTTTAAGACCACAAAGATGTCTTGGTCCATTTCATCTTGTAAGAAGATCACCTCTCCCTGGGCAAGGTCCATTTTCTGGCTAGTCCATCGCAGTGGTCGCTCTGGATTGGGGATGGTTTTCAGTAAATCCTCTGCTTCCTTCTGGAAGGATGGTTGGGGGTTTTGTTTTGCCCAATCCAAAAATCGAAATAAAGAATGCGAAGCAAGCTTTGGTTTTTGCCATTCTAAATAGATTTTCGCATTTTGAATCAATTTCTCTGGATGGTTGGATCGATCAGCAGGTAAATTTGCTTTGGAAAGATTTTTTTGTAGTGCTCTTAACTCTTGGGAATATAATTTTAAAATCTTTAGCGCAAGGTCCTTGTGTTCTTTTAAATAAGAACCTAACATACGTATGGGGATTTGTAATAATTCAACTTCGGTATCAGCAAACAAGGTAACCAAGTATCGATGCTCTGTAAGAGCCGAAACTAGGCCAAAACTATCGCCAGGTTCGTAATAGCGGAGATCGTGGTCGATCTGGATATGCTCCGAATCAACAGAAACTCGGCCGTTCTTCACAATGAAAAACAAACCAGGGTTCACTGCGTTCTGAACGACGATGGCCGCTCCCTTAGGGTACTGATTGATTTTAATTGTATCGTTCATGAACTTCGCTATCCTATTTGAATAGAATTCTAACCACCTTTAGCCATCAAGAACTTCTCCATAAATTCGGTGATGTCTCGGATGTTTCGATTGATCATCTTTCTAAGTTCTGGTGGAATATTTTGGGACTTGATAACTCGATAATAATTGAGTGCGTTTTTCAGCATCTTCCTTCTAGCAAATTCTTGAGCCTTCATGAGCATAGGTTTGTATTTATAATATGAGTACTCCATGATAGAGTAATTTTTTGAGAGCCTAAATGCATGGGGTATCTTACTAAAATCATAAGTAAGGGTCAAAAAAGGTGCATCATCTGCTTCTGGCGGCTTTAATTCGAGAACCCCATGGATGACCTTTTCAGGCTCTTCTTCCAGTTTTTTGGACATTTCGTCCGAAGATTCCTTTGGCTCGGAAATCTCACCTAATTCACCATCTACGAGTTCAATTTCGGGAGGTTCTGCATCAGGATCAAATTCCTCTTCCGCTTCCTCTGTTTTTTTAACTCCTCTCTCGCGGTACAATTCTTCAGGTTCTGGCAAACCAATCTTGAGGGCCTCTTCTTGAGGTCTGGCACCACTTCCTGTTAACTCAACCTGAATGGGTTCATCTGTTTCAATGACAGTTTCCGCTTTCGCTTTTTTGGGATCTATGGCATCGGGAAGGCCTATCAGAGGAGCGTTTGGATCGGGAGGAATTTCTGCTTGTACGGGATCTGGTAAATCTAATTCTTTTCGAAGTGCTTCCGTGGTTTTGTCAAACCAATCATCTTCTTTTTCAATCCATTCATCTTCTTTTTTTGGCTCTTCTTCAACAGCACTTTCCGGCAAATTCAACTTAGGCGGAGTTGGTGGGAAGAAGGGAGAAAGCATATCATTGAGAGAGGGACTTGGAAAATCCTCCAATGCCTTTGCTTTTTCATTTAACTTTTCTAATGCTTTTTCTTTGAGATATTCTTCTCTCTTTTTGAAAAGGTCTACCTTTCGTCTATCTTCACCAGAACGACGGTCTTTACGTCCCGCCTTGTTCTCCCGTCGATCAGGGTTTTTTCTCCTCTCTCCTCCTATCCTTCGGTCGACTAAGGGAAGTCCTCTGAATTCCTTCCACTCATCAGAAAAGAAGGTGTCTTCAGGAAGTTCTAAGTCGGAGATTTCTTTATTCGGAAGATCTTGTTTGGCTTGTTCTAATTGCTTTGCTAATTCCTCACGGCGTTTCTTTTCTTCTGCTTCTTTATTTTCAAGGTCAGGAAGTCCCAAATTTTGGTTTGGTACTGCTTGGGACCCAGGTAGAAAAAGAGGGCCAACAACACCTGGCATAGCACCCGGTACTCCCGATGGAAGGGTAGCACCTTCTGGACTCATCAAACCTCTGTTTAATGATTTCAGCAAACTTTCATAGTTTTTCTTTTCTTGGCTCGGGTCTCCACCAGGATAATCAGAAATAGGTGGTGCTTCTTTTAAAAACTGATAGATTACTGGGTGCAGAAATTCTGGGCTAGTAGCACTCCCTGCAGCTCCTGAATTTGGCAGCGAAATGGGTGGGTTTGCGGCACTCTGCTGTGTTTGCCCTGGAGAAGAGCTCTGGGCAAACTGTATGGCTTTGGCTATGGAGTCAGCAAACACCTCCGCCACTTCTCGCATGGCACCCACAAAATCAGAGAGGCCTGATTCAGATTTCGGTGCCTCTTCACGTTGAACAGGCGTTTTGTCCTTTCCCTTTTTTTTAGGAGGCGGGCTTGGTTGGCTATCAAGAAAGTCTTCTAAATCCGAGATATTCTGTTGGATTTTGTTTTTAATATCCTCATCTGGGATACGATCACCTGTTCTTTGGTAGATCTCAATTGCGTCGTCTATGAAATTTCTTTCTGCAAGAGCCTCCGCATTCATCAAAGGACGTCTATGAAAGGAATACTTTGAGTTCTTAGAGATGATGTCATCTACAGGGAAGGAGATATCAGGGCTATCTTTGGGTGGACTCTGTTTAGTCTGGGTTTTTGGTTCTTCCCCATACTCGCCTAAAGGGAGTTCTTCGAGAGAAGGTTTGCTCTTTTCTTCCTTTCGGTTCCTGCGCCTACGAGCGGATGGACTTTCCTCTTCCTCTTTTGCACCATCCTCCAACCAATCTTGAAGGGATGGGGAATCAGGAGATAGGGCCTTTGCTTCTCCTAGGCCTTGTTTCTTTGCTTTGTCCGGACTTGTTTGGAAGGGAACTTCCGCTCCCCTGCCCCCTAAAGGACTTTTCCCACGGGAAGGCTCTGGGCTTGAGGGGCTTTTTGGGCTCTCGGATTTTCTTTGGTTACGTCTACGAGAGCGAGCACTGGTCTCTTCTTCGGGACCCTCGGATGCTGGATTTTTGATCACATTATAGAGCCCGGCTCCTGCACCCGAAAGGCCAAGTAACATCATTAGTGTTGTGATCATATCATTAGGGCCTATCTTATTTTCGAGGATCTAGACCCTAGAATTGAGTTGGTTTCTTGAGAAATCCAATCCTTTCTTAGGAAAAAAGGGCTGAACTGACCATCAGTCCATTTTGTGCTTGACAGGGGCAATTTTTTTTTCTGTTATGGTGGCATGAAATCCGTAGCCAAAAAAAATCTAAGCTTCGCCTCCAGCCCAGACAACGGAGATGGTTTGCAGTTGAAGATCACCTTTGACGAGGATACAAAAACTGCGTTCGGGGACTACACCTGCCCGGACAAGTACCAAGGTTTGCCGGACCAAATCCATCCAGGGATCATTTCCACGATCCTAGATGAGATCATGATGAAAATCAATGAAGCAATGAATTTCGAGACCACCACAGGGGAGCTCACCATTCGGTTCCTACAACCTGCCAAGGTCAATGAACCCCTCCACTTGCGCGGTTGGTTCGTAAAGAAAAACAAAAAAATCATAGAGAATCGTGCTGAAATCGAAAATGAGATCGGCAAAATAGTGGCTCGCGGAAAAGGTAAATATATAGAAGCTGAAGACTAAGCCAATAAGCCGATGTGGTGGAATTGGTAGACGCAGTGGATTCAAAATCCACCGATGGCAACATCATGCCGGTTCGATTCCGGCCATCGGTACCAACTTAATCGCTAAACTCTTCTCTTTGCCTCAATAAAGAAGTCTTTTTCAATCTGGTCTATGGCTCGTATGATCAGATGCATCTCCTCCAAACGCAAACTCTCAAAAAGTTTTTTCCCTTCTTCCAGGATGCCGATTCCCAGGCGAATGGCCTGGCAATCGTCCTCGGAATATATCTGCGGTTTGCCTTTCATCCGTTCTAAGACGTTTTTCATTATCAAGATAATCTTCTCTACCAATGTTTGGTCAGTGAATATCTGAAATAAGCTTGTGATGTCTTCTCGAAAATCATCCGCATCTTTTTCAGGAATTCTACTTAGAATTCTTTGGAATCCATCTTCAGATTCCAAAGGATCACCAAACTTTGCTTCTTCGTCTGTGGCCTTGAGTAAAATTTCTTCAAAGTGGTGTGCTGTCACATATGCTTGTAAGGCGGAGATACCAGCCTTCAGTGCCTTTGGGAAGTGTTTCCCGAACTGAAATATAGAAGAAGCTAGATTGCCAAGTATTCCCCATAGTTTACTAGGGCTGTGTACAAAACTTGCTAAGGATTGAAAGGCAGCATCCAATCGTTTTCTTTCTTCGTATTCAGGGTAGAGATAGTCCAAGAAAAATTGTATCAAAGAATCAATTGTTTTACGGGGGATCTTTTGGAATTGTGGGTATCTTTGCAAACGATCTTCCGAATAACGAAAGATAAGTGCCTTTTGGTAAACTTCGATCAATTTAGGAAAATTTGGATTTTGAAGGGTATTGTTTTGGCTCAATCTTTTACTACTTCCTGGAAATAATTTTGGTATCGTTCCCAATTGATCCTAAGTCCTTTGGGATGGATAGGGATACTTTTATTTTTTTTGATCTCTAATCCAGCAAACAAAGAATAGATGCCTACAGCCAAAGAAATGGCTACTTCTTTTCGGTTTTTGGTCAAATGGGAAACATCTCTTTTTCGATTGATATATCCGATCTCTAGAAAGGCACAAATCGCATTGGTATAGGTAGGCAAACTGTAGGTAGAAATATACGGCTTTTGGATGGGCCCTACATCAGGGAATGCCCCAGTCCGTTTCTGGATCTGCTCCCTTAGACCATATTGCACAAAGCGCATCAATTCTTTGGAAGCGAAATGATTGTCTCCACCAAATCCTTCCCGACCACCTTCTCTACGCCATGATTCCTGTTTGCCTTTTTCTCTTTCCCAAAATTTTCCTTCTGGTTGAAAAAGTGCATGTGACTTGGCATAAGGGCCTTTGCCATTGGAGGCTGCAATTTTTTCCCATCCTTTTTCATCCGCATAGGACCAACTAATCATGTTTTGGCGGTATCCTTCAAACTGATCGAGGAGAGTTTTTTTGCCTGAACGATCTGTCCAATAACCGTGAAAGTAAATCCATGCATCAATGACTGCGTTCTCCAGTTTACTATGGCCGGAAGCAAATACCAACCAATCCGACCAAGGCAAAGAATTGAATTTAGATGCTTTTTTCTTTCCCTCCGAAATTTCCTTTAACAAAACAAAGGTATTATAACCAGGGGTTAGAACGGCCGCCATGCCACCTTCCTGTCCCTTACTTGCGGGATTCATATGCAAGGAGACTACTAAATGAGGCTTTTTTTCATTGATAAGCGATATCCTTCCTTTTTTTCTTTCACCAGTCTTTTTATCAGGATAATCATACAAACGATAGGCGGCATTTGGATCTGAGGAATTTGGATCGTCCTCATAATTGGATTTCCTAGTGAGATTGGATTTGATGATGATACGTTTCCATTTTTTTGATTTAGAAAAATGGGAGAGGTAGGTTTCAAATTGTTTCCAACCTTCCTCTGTCTCGGTCAAACGTAAAATCTGGTCCAACTCCAAAGCAAGTGGTAACATAATGCCACGTTCCGTTTCTTTGTCGTTCTCTGTGCCTTGTTTGTATTTTTCTAAATAGGTTTGAGAAATGGAGTCATACTTATCTCCATGTTCTGAAATAGGCTCTTTTGCGACCCCGCCGTGACCTGCGTCCACAACGACTGTATACACTGGATTTGCAAAGGCGGATGAACTGAGTGAAAGAAAAATCGAAAATAAAAAAAGTTTCATAACGTAGGCTGAGGTTATCTCTCAGCCTATTTTCCTTATTTACCTGTAGCCTGAGGATTTGAAAAAATCTGGTTTTTGTTGTCGCTAAGGTCCTTGCTGTACTTATCTGTGATCGCTTTTTTGTCAGCCTCGGCTTCTTTAAGATCGCTTAGGATTTTGATCCCAAAATCCTTTGCTATGCGGTAATGCACGATAGATTCATAGTAACGATCCTCTCTAGCCATGGACAGTGCAAGAGATAACTGGTAATAGGCGATTTTCAATTTATGTGTAGATTCAGAAACGTCAATATAGGTATTGGGAAAGGATTTGTTGGCACTGTCTTGCGACTCTGCCATGATCTGCGATTGTTCCACGCTAGTGATGGCATCGGCACATTCCACTAAAAGTGCCTGGGTTTTGGTATCATATACTTTCGCAAATTTACCTAACAAGCCATTCACATCTTTATCTACTTTCTGAATTGCCTTTCCCGAAGCGATATATGCGTGTCTATAGTAGAAACGTAAGGCATTCTGGTATTCTTTTCGGATATTCTCCAAACCAGCCTTTGCATCCGGAACATCTTCTCCGAAATTGGAAGAGATAATGGTTAATAACTTTATGCCGTTTGCAATCCTATCCTTGTATCGTTCCGAAATATCTTTGTATTGTTTCCGTTCGAGATTTGTGCCTTGGTCTAACTTCTCGATCTCCTCGGTGTTTTCCTTGCCAGCCGTCGCATTTGTCGCTTCTTGCGCAAGTAATGGTAGGGAAATAGCCAAGATTAAAATGGAAAGGTACCATGCTCTCATGTTTGATGCTCCTCGAACTTTCGATCTATAAGTGGGTCATTTGAATTCGTTGACTACTATTTTTTAGTTTTTTTGCGTTAACAAAATACCATCTCCTACTGGAAAGAGAGTAAAGGATGCTCCCGATTCTTTCACCCTTTTCCAAGTCGCAAGTACGGCCTTGTCAGAAGGTTTATCTGAATTTGGATCTAAAACTCTTCCATGCCAGAGCATATTATCAAATAAAATGCGAGTGCCTTTTGGGACATGGAAGAAGATTAAATCCCATAGCTCCGGGTAGGTAACCTTATCACAATCAATGAAAAAGAAATCAGCTTCCTTCCAAGTTTGGACATTGCCATACATATAGTCCAAAGCCCAAGCATCAATACGGTGCAAAGAAGGTGCGCTCTCTCCGAAAGCGGATTGAATGCTCTCATCTAAGACGGAAGCTTGTTTCTCATTTCGATCTAAACTTGTATACTTCGATCCGATGGATCCAAACATCATCCAAAGGGTCGAATAACCGATTCCAGTCCCTAGTTCCCAGACATGTTTTGGTTGGACTAAAGATAAAAGATTCTGTAAAACAGCTCCACTAGCAGGACTTATGATAGGCACATTCTTTTCACGAGCGTAGTCCTCTAATTCAAAAAAAATAGGATGAGGTCTATGGACAAAATCAGTATGTATTTTTTCTTCTAAATGAGGGATGAAGATAGAATCTCTTGTCTTCATCGATTGCCTGACTTTGGTAAAAACAAATGTGTTCGCTCTAGAAGTTTAGGCGGCATTTTTTTTACCAACCAATCATTCAATTCCTTAAAACTATATCGTTTGGAGGGATGAATCAAAACAAGTGCTTCATTTTCGAATAAGTCTGCATGTGCCACAATTTCATCCAGATGAGTATGCCCCCACTCCCT from the Leptospira ryugenii genome contains:
- a CDS encoding transmembrane 220 family protein, translating into MKIFSYVVIPIFLLFAYWQLNDPDPYLWFPIYLFVAGMAAYRLKRTIPKKVLFPIVFAYSGFAIYHLIIAPYYAIEVEEYREGLGLLISAAVLLVLGKRSQD
- a CDS encoding PaaI family thioesterase; the protein is MKSVAKKNLSFASSPDNGDGLQLKITFDEDTKTAFGDYTCPDKYQGLPDQIHPGIISTILDEIMMKINEAMNFETTTGELTIRFLQPAKVNEPLHLRGWFVKKNKKIIENRAEIENEIGKIVARGKGKYIEAED
- a CDS encoding Crp/Fnr family transcriptional regulator: MNDTIKINQYPKGAAIVVQNAVNPGLFFIVKNGRVSVDSEHIQIDHDLRYYEPGDSFGLVSALTEHRYLVTLFADTEVELLQIPIRMLGSYLKEHKDLALKILKLYSQELRALQKNLSKANLPADRSNHPEKLIQNAKIYLEWQKPKLASHSLFRFLDWAKQNPQPSFQKEAEDLLKTIPNPERPLRWTSQKMDLAQGEVIFLQDEMDQDIFVVLKGNVKLFSIVRGIEYVIDSLSAGEIFGEMSLIESAPRMASAITDTDCTILRVTPETIFESVGESLLQKIFESIARRIWFSHQRLIILRMESPTIRLYAMVFKMIRDQEIRKGLNSLTNAEASFTIPLSLKELCNMCGLLKIKSETIREFLSDTNLKIEANQITVKHKKRIEEKLGAHKSRSGNLIAKII
- a CDS encoding peroxiredoxin, with translation MPQVTSQAPDFKAVAVIGDTFKEIKLSDYKGKWVVLFFYPLDFTFVCPTEIIEYDSKLEDFKKLGAEVLGVSIDSEFSHLAWKKTARKEGGIGEIKYPLIADKTKEIAKSFGVLVESGPDAGVALRGTFLIDPNGVIRQATVNDLPVGRNIDEALRLIKAFQFVEKHGEVCPANWDEGKKTMKADPTGSKAYFASVN
- a CDS encoding O-methyltransferase, which codes for MKTRDSIFIPHLEEKIHTDFVHRPHPIFFELEDYAREKNVPIISPASGAVLQNLLSLVQPKHVWELGTGIGYSTLWMMFGSIGSKYTSLDRNEKQASVLDESIQSAFGESAPSLHRIDAWALDYMYGNVQTWKEADFFFIDCDKVTYPELWDLIFFHVPKGTRILFDNMLWHGRVLDPNSDKPSDKAVLATWKRVKESGASFTLFPVGDGILLTQKN
- a CDS encoding N-acetylmuramoyl-L-alanine amidase, which gives rise to MKLFLFSIFLSLSSSAFANPVYTVVVDAGHGGVAKEPISEHGDKYDSISQTYLEKYKQGTENDKETERGIMLPLALELDQILRLTETEEGWKQFETYLSHFSKSKKWKRIIIKSNLTRKSNYEDDPNSSDPNAAYRLYDYPDKKTGERKKGRISLINEKKPHLVVSLHMNPASKGQEGGMAAVLTPGYNTFVLLKEISEGKKKASKFNSLPWSDWLVFASGHSKLENAVIDAWIYFHGYWTDRSGKKTLLDQFEGYRQNMISWSYADEKGWEKIAASNGKGPYAKSHALFQPEGKFWEREKGKQESWRREGGREGFGGDNHFASKELMRFVQYGLREQIQKRTGAFPDVGPIQKPYISTYSLPTYTNAICAFLEIGYINRKRDVSHLTKNRKEVAISLAVGIYSLFAGLEIKKNKSIPIHPKGLRINWERYQNYFQEVVKD
- the sufB gene encoding Fe-S cluster assembly protein SufB; amino-acid sequence: MPTTEAIQDTQPEFYAADSFPKGLTRRVVESISHIKNEPGWLTEFRLNAFQVYLEKPMPTWGFIPQFHINLDDYVHYVGSHQKKKKSWDEVDPEILRSFEKLGIPEHERKYLAGIETMNDSETIYANVKKELTDLGIIFCDIDTAVKEYPELVRQYLGTVVTIGDNKFSALNSCVFSGGSFAYIPKGIKTPMPLQAYFKVTAASSGQYERTLLIADEGAHLEYSEGCTSVQDKGTNFHTAVVELVAKKESKIFYTTIQNWKKNMYNWTVKRGLCEERAHITWTDCNIGANTIKYPGIILEGDGSTGDVLSLAFAGAGQIQDTGARIIHVGKNTRSNILAKGVALDGGINSYRGLVKFEPSSKGSYSHIKCDGLMMDNKSQSHAYPYNDVSGEDGTLNYEATVSKIDEDQLFYLQSRGLGEDDAKLLIINGFCEGVTKHLDVEYSVEMTKLIRMILEDGHVISDQNSQS